The genome window GGCATATCTTCTGTTAAAATTCGATAAATTTTTTCGTATTTCTCAAATTTATCCTTATCCAATGTACGTTTTGCAAAAATCATGTTTTTAGATATATGATAATCGGCAATGACCGGTTTATTTAGATTTAAATATTGCTCCTCAATCTCTTCTAATTGCTTGAATCGATTGCATAGAAAGAACATTTCCGTTTGGAAGCTCCATGCCTCGATATCATCATAAAACTTGCTAAGGAATGGATTTTCCTCTACAATTTCTTGTAATAAATGAAAATGGAAATGGTTAGAAAGCTTTGTTGCAATAGAGGTTTTACCGATCCCAATTGGACCTTCTATTGCAATAAATGGAACTCCTGCCATACCCACACCTCCAATCAATTCGTCAACTGAAATCAACGCTAAATATCTTAACACAGTTCGACAATATATTCTATGAGAAAAAAATGACACTTTTCTTTAAAACCGTTTTTCTGTATAATGGATATTATCATTGGTAAAAATTTACGGCCTCGTAGCTCAGGGGATAGAGCATTGGTTTCCTAAACCATGTGTCGCAGGTTCGAATCCTGCCGGGGTCACTAAATGCTGTTATAACGCGGTTTATAGACGGTAAGCCTACCGAAAAGCTACACGGCAAGCACACGGTTAATCCGTATATATTTTGAAGGCATAACGCCCTCTTTTAGTTTATTTACGTAAGAAAACGTAAGTAATCGGAAAGGGGGCGTTTTTGCGTTGTCTCGAAAAGGAAAACCAGTCGTTAAACGTAGAACGGCTGCACGGAATATATCGAGTAATGAAGTCACGTTAACACTAGAAAACGCATTAGACTACGTATACACCTATAAACAGTCGGAGGGGTTAAGAGACGAGACGCTCCATGACAATAACTACCTGATCGGCGGCCACTCTATTTCTGTTATTCCTTCTTTTATGGCTTGCACTAGGCGTTCTTTTATCTTTGGGTCACCAAACACATGCGATTTTAACAAGAGCTCATAGTCTATATTACTAGCGATAGTCCAAGCAAAAGCGTTTGAGGGAATCGCAATAATATAGCTATCGAAATAAATATCTTTTGTTATGTACATCATCGTTGTTTCAATTCCTTCGTATACGGAATCTGTAATATCAATCATAATCGTTTTAAATTCTTTAATTGGATCAGCTCCTTACAATTATTTTTAGCGCGGATTAGCGTGCTTTTACTTATGCCCGCGTTAAGCCTTCGTACAAGCTATCGTCAAGCAATCGCCAAGTTGGTCCCGTTTATCGTGGTTTCCTAAACCATGTGTCACAGGTTTGACTCCTGCCGGGGCCACTTTTTTGTTCATTTTTTGAAAGCACTTTATTTCCGGCGTGGTTTAGAAAAGGCTGAAAAAGGGAATAGAAGAATTACTGTATAAGCTCAGTGAAAGTTGTTGCGAAGAGCTGGCTAATTCTAAGCTTCCACAGATTTAATATATAAATTAGCGAAGAAGGGAAGTTTGCATATGGGTCTAACGAAAAAGATTCTCATAGCACTTGTTGCCGGGGTCATTGTTGGGATTGGATTAAGTTATATTCCGACAAACATTTTTACCGCTATTAATACATATTTATTAGATCCAGTCGGTCAAATCTTTATTAATCTAATAATGATGCTTGTCGTACCAATTGTATTTGTCTCAATTGTACTAGGAACTTCTGGTTTAGGTGACCCAGCGAAATTAGGGAAAATTGGAATTCAAACAGTTTCGTTTTTCTTAGTAACAACAGCAATTGCACTAGCAATTGGTATTAGTTTAGCGTTTCTCTTACAGCCCGGACAACCTGGCGTCTTTAACACAGAGGCCATTGAATATGAAGAGCAATCTGCTCCACCGATAATGGAAACAATCATTAATATCATCCCAGATAATCCGATTGCATCGATGGCAACTGGTGATATGCTGCAAATAATCGCATTTGCTATTTTTATAGGGATAGGTCTTGCCTTTTTGGGTGAGAAAACAGCTGGTATCCATCGATTATTTGAACAAGCGAATGAACTCTTTATGTGGCTCATTCAAGTGATTATGAAAACAGCGCCTTACGGGGCATTTGCTTTGATTGCATCTGCTATAGGTGATGCTGGTCTTCGTGGGATAGGACCAATGGCAATGTATATGATTACAGTCATCTTAGGTTTAATCCTACATGCTGCGATTACATATAGTCTTGCAATATGGGGACTTGGAAAGGCAAACCCAATCAAGTTCTTCAAAGGATTCTTCCCAGCAATTTCTCTAGGCTTCAGTACTTCTAGCTCAAATGCAACGTTACCTGTCTCTATGAAAACTGCGCAGGAAAACCTTGGCGTAAAAAAGGAAATCAGTAGTTTTGTTCAGCCATTGGGAGCAACAATTAATATGGATGGGACAGCAATCATGCAGGCTGTTGCAACCGTGTTTATTGCACAAGTATATGCGGAAACATTAGGATTTACTGATATTATTCTGATCATTTTAACAGCCACATTAGCGAGTATAGGCACGGCAGGAGTTCCTGGAGTAGGATTAATTATGCTTGCAATGGTATTAAATGCTGTGGGATTACCTGTTGAAGGAATCGGACTTATTATTGGTGTTGACCGTATTCTTGACATGTTACGTACATCTCTAAATATCACTGGTGACGCAGCATGTGCATTTATTATTTCCGAAAGAGAACAAAGAAAAGAATTGAAAGTAAAGAATGCTTAAATAACTAGACCAGCTTTTTCATAGGGCTGGTTTGTTTTTATATTTGCCATGAATATTATTACACAAGTACAGTAATGTAATACCAGCCCAGTAAAGTTCTTCCGCTCTGGTTAGAGAAGAAAGCTTGTTTTTTAAGATGCAGTTTCTTAATTTTTATCTAGTCAAAAAGATTTATCTTAGAAACAAATACTTTGAATTTGTCACAGAATGTTTTAAAATAGACTATAGTTACCAAAATGTTTTAATTATTTCGTGTAATATAAAATGTAATCGATTTCAAAAATTGGATGGAGTGATTGGATGGATATGCAAGTCATACCAGCAAGAGAAGGAAATCATAATTTACAAGACTACGAGAAAACGCGGAAAAATTTTTCATGGGATGACATGAAGAAGAACTTTAGCTGGAATGAAACAGGGAAAGTGAATATGGCATATGAAGCAGTGGATCGCCATGCAGAGAATCCAGTGAAAAAGGATAAGATTGCACTATTGTATTCTTCACCAGATCGTGAAGAAAAAGTAACTTTTGCAACGTTGAGCAAGGAAAGTAACAAATTTGCTAATGTACTTAAGAAATATAATGCGAGTAAAGGTGACCGTATATTTTTATTTATGCCAAGAAGCCCAGAATTCTATGCTGCTTTCTTTGGTATATTAAAAATCGGTGCAATAGCTGGTCCTTTGTTTGAAGCGTTTATGGAGCAAGCAGTACGGGATAGATTACAGGATAGTGAGGCCAAGATATTAATTACAACACCTGATTTGATTGATAGGGTGCCACAGGCCGAATTGCCAAATTTGGAAGAGATTATTATCATTGGCGGTAATGTGGAAAACGAGGACCAATATATTGATTATCAGCAAGAAATGGAAGCTGCATCTGAAGAATTTCCAATTGAATGGGTCGATTTGGAAGATGGCATGCTCCTTCACTATACTTCTGGATCAACTGGAAAGCCAAAAGGGGTTTATCATGTTCATAATGCGATGATTCAGCATTATGCAACAGCCGAGTGGGTGCTGGACTTAAAAGAGGAAGATGTCTACTGGTGTACGGCGGATCCAGGCTGGGTAACCGGAA of Oceanobacillus zhaokaii contains these proteins:
- a CDS encoding deoxynucleoside kinase, producing MAGVPFIAIEGPIGIGKTSIATKLSNHFHFHLLQEIVEENPFLSKFYDDIEAWSFQTEMFFLCNRFKQLEEIEEQYLNLNKPVIADYHISKNMIFAKRTLDKDKFEKYEKIYRILTEDMPTPNIMIYLHASLDTLLKRIKQRGRKFEKNIEVAYLEQLSKDYEQYMNEFEVLHPNIPIIRINGDEVDFIRHQTDLNQIITMVRKQLNEVANTNE
- a CDS encoding dicarboxylate/amino acid:cation symporter, which produces MGLTKKILIALVAGVIVGIGLSYIPTNIFTAINTYLLDPVGQIFINLIMMLVVPIVFVSIVLGTSGLGDPAKLGKIGIQTVSFFLVTTAIALAIGISLAFLLQPGQPGVFNTEAIEYEEQSAPPIMETIINIIPDNPIASMATGDMLQIIAFAIFIGIGLAFLGEKTAGIHRLFEQANELFMWLIQVIMKTAPYGAFALIASAIGDAGLRGIGPMAMYMITVILGLILHAAITYSLAIWGLGKANPIKFFKGFFPAISLGFSTSSSNATLPVSMKTAQENLGVKKEISSFVQPLGATINMDGTAIMQAVATVFIAQVYAETLGFTDIILIILTATLASIGTAGVPGVGLIMLAMVLNAVGLPVEGIGLIIGVDRILDMLRTSLNITGDAACAFIISEREQRKELKVKNA